In Halorubellus sp. JP-L1, one DNA window encodes the following:
- the glmU gene encoding bifunctional sugar-1-phosphate nucleotidylyltransferase/acetyltransferase, with amino-acid sequence MKAVVVAAGEGTRMRPLTDSRPKPMLPIGGVPMVERVLDACAPYVDGYVLVVGYEAEVIREHVGIEHAGHPVEYVEQDEQLGTAHAVGKAGESVNEPFVAMNGDVVVDEALVASLAAAARDGESAIATMDVPDPRNYGVVDVADGYLTGIVEKPADPPSTLANLGLYAFDPGVFEFVEATELSERGEYEITETIERMLAAGHAFRVVEHDGHWLDVGRPWELLDAQEILLEDVEREIRGEVEDGATLEGSVVVESGATVRTGSVVEGPVVIQEGATVGPNAYVRGATVVGEDGKVGTSVEVKNSILMRGATVPHLSYVGDSVLGRDVNLGAGTIVANLRHDDANVRMGVKGDRVDTGRRKLGVVVADGVKTGIDTSLNAGVKLGVDATTKPGESVTRDRGENL; translated from the coding sequence ATGAAGGCGGTGGTGGTCGCAGCGGGCGAGGGGACGCGGATGCGGCCGCTGACGGACAGTCGCCCGAAGCCGATGCTCCCGATCGGGGGCGTGCCGATGGTCGAGCGCGTCCTCGACGCGTGCGCGCCGTACGTGGACGGCTACGTGCTCGTGGTGGGCTACGAGGCCGAGGTCATCCGCGAGCACGTCGGGATCGAACACGCCGGACACCCCGTCGAGTACGTCGAGCAGGACGAGCAACTGGGGACTGCGCACGCGGTCGGGAAAGCCGGAGAGTCGGTGAACGAGCCGTTCGTGGCGATGAACGGCGACGTGGTCGTCGACGAGGCCCTCGTCGCGTCGCTCGCGGCGGCGGCCCGCGACGGCGAGAGCGCTATCGCGACGATGGACGTCCCGGACCCGCGGAACTACGGCGTGGTCGACGTCGCAGACGGCTACTTGACGGGGATCGTCGAGAAGCCCGCGGACCCGCCGTCGACGCTCGCGAACCTCGGGCTGTACGCGTTCGACCCGGGCGTGTTCGAGTTCGTGGAGGCGACGGAGCTGTCCGAGCGCGGCGAGTACGAGATCACGGAGACGATCGAGCGCATGCTCGCGGCGGGGCACGCGTTCCGCGTCGTCGAGCACGACGGGCACTGGCTGGACGTCGGCCGGCCGTGGGAACTCCTGGACGCTCAAGAGATACTCCTCGAGGACGTAGAGCGCGAGATTCGAGGCGAGGTCGAGGACGGCGCGACCCTCGAGGGGTCGGTCGTCGTCGAGTCCGGCGCGACCGTGCGCACGGGGAGCGTCGTCGAGGGCCCCGTCGTGATCCAGGAGGGGGCGACGGTCGGGCCGAACGCGTACGTGCGCGGCGCGACGGTTGTCGGCGAAGACGGGAAGGTCGGGACGTCCGTCGAGGTGAAGAACTCGATCCTGATGCGTGGCGCGACGGTCCCGCACCTCTCGTACGTCGGCGACTCCGTCCTCGGCCGAGACGTGAACCTCGGCGCTGGAACGATCGTCGCGAACCTCCGGCACGACGACGCGAACGTCCGCATGGGCGTCAAGGGCGACCGCGTGGACACGGGCCGGCGGAAGCTCGGCGTCGTCGTCGCCGACGGCGTGAAGACGGGCATCGACACGAGCCTGAACGCGGGCGTGAAGCTCGGCGTCGACGCGACGACGAAACCGGGAGAGAGCGTGACGCGCGACCGGGGAGAAAATTTATGA
- the aglF gene encoding UTP--glucose-1-phosphate uridylyltransferase AglF, whose product MKAVVLAAGEGTRLRPLTEDKPKGMVEVDGKPLITHCFDQLIDLDVDEFVVVVGYRKQDIISHYDDEYEGVPITYTHQREQKGLAHALLTVEEHIDDDFMLILGDNVFQANLEDVVRRQQEDRADAAFLVEEVPWEDAGRYGVCDTNDYGEITDVIEKPKEPPTNLVMTGFYTFTPAIFHACHLVQPSNRGEYEISEAIDLLIQSGRTIDAIRMDGWRVDVGYPEDRDKAEELLQENESAVEVTD is encoded by the coding sequence ATGAAAGCCGTCGTGCTCGCTGCAGGGGAGGGGACGCGACTCCGTCCGCTGACTGAAGACAAACCCAAGGGGATGGTGGAAGTCGACGGGAAACCGCTAATCACGCATTGCTTCGATCAACTCATCGACCTGGACGTCGACGAGTTCGTGGTCGTCGTTGGCTACCGCAAACAGGACATCATCAGTCACTACGACGACGAGTACGAGGGCGTCCCCATCACGTACACTCACCAGCGCGAACAGAAAGGGCTCGCGCACGCACTGCTCACGGTCGAGGAACACATCGACGACGACTTCATGCTCATCCTAGGGGACAACGTCTTCCAGGCGAACCTCGAAGACGTCGTTCGACGACAGCAAGAGGACCGCGCGGACGCCGCCTTCCTCGTCGAGGAGGTGCCGTGGGAAGACGCGGGCCGCTACGGCGTCTGCGACACGAACGACTACGGCGAAATCACCGACGTCATCGAGAAACCAAAAGAACCCCCGACGAACCTCGTGATGACCGGGTTCTACACGTTCACGCCCGCGATCTTCCACGCCTGCCACCTCGTCCAACCATCGAATCGCGGCGAGTACGAGATCAGCGAAGCAATCGACCTCCTCATCCAGTCTGGTCGAACGATCGACGCCATCCGCATGGATGGCTGGCGCGTCGACGTCGGCTACCCCGAAGACCGCGACAAAGCAGAAGAACTGCTCCAAGAGAACGAGAGCGCAGTCGAAGTGACCGATTGA
- a CDS encoding glycosyltransferase family 39 protein produces the protein MNNETAKSAIYCFGLALTARIISVILTTATAFNPESAGDAVEFGNYAEMIAFGLRNGNPYSNTPSSVDPTQFLIPLTSVNIYELWGTLLAPFWLLPGPSGFYARLGNALLGALAIYNVYVIARYYHSHQAGFLAALPMIFYPSFVAVHSTLLREAVILFAITTTAQLLIIPSNRRSRLLTYAMAGGLLHVALLLRSDNVFIYASAIGAGLAVYAFESEYISKQSLGVGVILSSAVFIVALPFVRDGVEFLARTRELRAKGRAVYLPEIVPQTVLELGVFSWIGGAYFLYAPFPWMIETIPDLLVGFEGLISICYTLFAVWGIRSLGRKNWPATIALLVGLGVALVLYGVGTANYGTGMRHRQMFLWVVFLFGGIGFSERVRIVWPFSYSSHRSSKTREPST, from the coding sequence ATGAACAACGAAACCGCTAAATCAGCAATCTATTGTTTTGGATTAGCACTAACAGCGAGGATAATTTCAGTAATTTTAACTACCGCCACGGCTTTTAATCCAGAATCGGCTGGAGATGCTGTCGAATTTGGAAATTATGCAGAAATGATTGCATTCGGGTTACGCAATGGAAATCCATACTCGAATACGCCGAGTTCCGTTGATCCAACCCAGTTTCTGATCCCCTTGACTTCAGTCAATATCTATGAACTCTGGGGAACACTCCTTGCTCCATTCTGGTTACTTCCGGGCCCGAGTGGCTTCTACGCTCGACTTGGAAACGCGCTTCTAGGGGCCCTCGCCATTTACAACGTGTACGTTATCGCCCGATACTACCACTCTCATCAGGCAGGGTTTCTCGCTGCGCTCCCGATGATATTCTATCCAAGCTTCGTCGCGGTTCACAGTACCCTCCTCCGAGAAGCCGTCATCCTGTTCGCGATAACGACCACAGCCCAACTTCTAATAATTCCTTCTAATCGACGGTCCCGACTACTCACTTATGCAATGGCTGGAGGCCTACTGCACGTCGCGTTGTTGCTACGTAGCGACAACGTCTTCATCTACGCATCAGCGATTGGGGCCGGACTCGCGGTTTATGCTTTCGAATCTGAGTATATTTCGAAGCAATCGCTGGGAGTTGGTGTCATCCTCTCGTCCGCTGTATTCATTGTCGCCCTCCCATTCGTACGAGATGGTGTTGAGTTCCTCGCCCGAACCCGCGAACTTCGGGCGAAAGGCCGTGCTGTATATCTCCCCGAGATCGTCCCTCAGACCGTGCTCGAACTCGGTGTGTTCAGTTGGATTGGCGGTGCGTACTTCCTCTATGCACCATTCCCGTGGATGATTGAGACGATTCCGGACCTCCTCGTCGGGTTTGAGGGACTAATCAGCATCTGCTATACGCTCTTCGCAGTGTGGGGGATTCGTTCTTTGGGCCGAAAAAATTGGCCAGCGACAATCGCCTTACTTGTTGGACTTGGCGTTGCTCTCGTTCTATACGGGGTGGGAACTGCTAATTACGGGACCGGGATGCGTCACCGACAGATGTTCCTCTGGGTCGTCTTCCTCTTCGGCGGTATCGGGTTCTCGGAGCGTGTGAGAATCGTATGGCCTTTCTCCTATTCGAGCCATCGTTCAAGTAAAACGCGCGAGCCCTCTACGTGA
- a CDS encoding SDR family oxidoreductase, which yields MPTALVTGAAGFIGSNLVESLLDRGYDVRGIDNLETGRARNVERLQSEADYTFREGDIRDADVMAEITAGADYVFHQAAVPSVPRSVEDPVTTTDANCTGTATVIDAARNADVDTVVVASSSSVYGSTEQLPKVETMDSRPESPYALSKYYTENLTLQASDFYDIDTVALRYFNIFGPHQDPEGEYAAVIPKFIDLMLDGERPVIYGDGEQSRDFTFVENVIQANILAAEGDVSGEMFNAACGGRVTINELVETLNNLLGTDIEPEYDDPRPGDVRHSHADISKARELLGYEPTVDFSEGLERTISFYQDE from the coding sequence ATGCCCACAGCCCTCGTCACCGGTGCTGCCGGATTTATCGGATCGAATCTCGTCGAGTCGTTACTCGACCGTGGCTACGACGTACGTGGTATCGACAATCTCGAAACTGGACGAGCGAGAAACGTCGAACGGCTCCAATCTGAAGCCGACTATACGTTCCGTGAGGGAGACATCCGGGACGCTGACGTCATGGCCGAGATCACTGCCGGAGCCGACTACGTCTTCCACCAAGCAGCAGTACCGTCCGTTCCACGGAGCGTCGAGGACCCGGTGACGACCACCGACGCAAACTGTACAGGTACAGCGACAGTGATAGATGCTGCGCGAAACGCAGACGTCGATACCGTGGTCGTTGCGTCCTCGTCTTCAGTCTATGGATCGACCGAACAGTTACCGAAGGTCGAAACAATGGACTCACGTCCCGAATCACCGTATGCACTCTCGAAGTACTACACCGAGAACCTGACACTCCAAGCCAGCGACTTCTACGATATAGACACAGTTGCACTTCGGTACTTCAACATCTTCGGCCCGCATCAGGACCCCGAGGGAGAGTATGCAGCAGTCATTCCCAAGTTCATCGACCTCATGCTAGACGGGGAACGCCCCGTCATCTACGGCGACGGTGAACAGTCGCGGGACTTCACCTTCGTCGAGAACGTGATTCAAGCGAATATTCTGGCAGCAGAGGGTGACGTGAGTGGTGAGATGTTCAACGCCGCATGTGGTGGACGAGTGACAATCAACGAACTCGTCGAAACCCTGAATAACCTCTTGGGGACCGATATTGAACCCGAGTACGACGACCCGCGACCTGGAGACGTACGGCACTCCCATGCAGATATCTCAAAGGCCAGAGAACTACTCGGCTACGAGCCAACTGTTGACTTCTCTGAAGGGTTGGAGCGAACTATTTCCTTCTACCAGGACGAGTAA
- the aglF gene encoding UTP--glucose-1-phosphate uridylyltransferase AglF, producing MKAVVLAAGKGTRLRPLTDDKPKALVEVDGQPILSHCFDELAALDAEAFVVVVGYEKEQIVEYYGDEYEGIPITYAEQEEALGIAHALLQAEEYLDDDFMLMLGDNVFDANLADVVNRHQESRADAAFLMEEVPWDEASRYGVCDTNKYGEITDVIEKPDDPPSNLVMTGFYTFTPAIFHACHLVQPSDRGEYEISDAIDLLLRSGRTIDALRLEGWRVDVGYPEDRDRAEALLSGDVDPASEERAETAD from the coding sequence ATGAAGGCTGTTGTACTCGCGGCCGGGAAAGGGACGAGATTGCGGCCGCTGACGGACGACAAACCGAAGGCGCTCGTCGAGGTTGACGGGCAGCCGATCCTCTCGCATTGCTTCGACGAACTGGCGGCGCTCGACGCCGAGGCGTTCGTGGTCGTGGTGGGGTACGAGAAGGAGCAGATCGTCGAGTATTACGGCGACGAGTACGAGGGAATCCCGATCACGTACGCGGAGCAGGAGGAGGCGCTCGGGATCGCGCACGCGCTCCTCCAGGCCGAGGAGTACCTCGACGACGACTTCATGCTGATGCTCGGGGACAACGTGTTCGACGCGAACCTCGCGGACGTCGTGAACCGCCACCAGGAGTCGCGCGCGGACGCGGCGTTCCTCATGGAGGAGGTGCCGTGGGACGAAGCCTCCCGCTACGGCGTCTGTGACACGAACAAGTACGGCGAGATCACGGACGTCATCGAGAAGCCCGACGACCCGCCGAGCAACCTCGTGATGACGGGGTTCTACACGTTCACGCCCGCGATCTTCCACGCCTGCCACCTCGTCCAGCCCTCGGACCGCGGCGAGTACGAGATCAGCGACGCGATCGACCTGCTGCTGCGGAGCGGTCGCACGATCGACGCGCTCCGACTGGAGGGCTGGCGCGTGGACGTCGGCTACCCGGAGGACCGCGACCGCGCGGAGGCGCTGCTCTCGGGCGACGTCGACCCGGCCTCCGAGGAACGCGCCGAGACCGCCGACTGA
- a CDS encoding sugar phosphate nucleotidyltransferase, protein MKAVVLAAGEGRRLEPLTNRRPKPMLSIAGKPLLEYVLEAIAEAGIDDVVFVVGYARDRIQTHFGDGDDWGVDLSYVVQDKQLGTAHAISQAEDAVDDAFVVLNGDRILEPTCITGVCDALEYEGSPVMAVTRSADPGAYGVVELDGDRVVALAEKPHEASSELINAGVYGFEPSIFDAIRETDVDEAGERKITDTLLSYVEDGGVRAVRYSGTWQDVSHLWDVTRVTRSILDGGAGRRLGVENPDANVADATHVGAGTTVDVHATVRRGCSLGENVTVGANAVLSNAVVLADAHVADGAVVRDAVIAENATVGPNATVVGGESDVVVDGTAYEDVTLGAVVGDNARVGGGSTLQAGTVVGDDALVEAGCTVSGRIPSGTEVRRG, encoded by the coding sequence GTGAAGGCAGTCGTGCTGGCGGCCGGCGAGGGCCGGCGACTGGAGCCGTTGACGAACCGTCGTCCGAAGCCGATGCTCTCGATCGCCGGGAAGCCCCTGCTCGAGTACGTGCTGGAGGCGATCGCGGAGGCGGGCATCGACGACGTGGTGTTCGTCGTCGGGTACGCGCGCGACCGCATCCAGACGCACTTCGGCGACGGCGACGACTGGGGCGTCGACCTCTCCTACGTCGTGCAGGACAAGCAACTCGGGACCGCGCACGCGATCTCGCAGGCCGAGGACGCCGTCGACGACGCGTTCGTCGTCCTGAACGGCGACCGCATCCTCGAACCGACGTGCATCACCGGCGTCTGCGACGCGCTCGAGTACGAGGGCTCGCCCGTGATGGCGGTGACTCGCTCCGCGGACCCGGGCGCGTACGGCGTCGTCGAACTCGACGGAGACCGCGTGGTGGCCCTCGCCGAGAAACCCCACGAGGCGTCCTCGGAGCTCATCAACGCTGGCGTGTACGGGTTCGAGCCGTCGATCTTCGACGCGATCCGCGAGACCGACGTCGACGAGGCGGGCGAACGCAAGATCACCGACACCCTCCTGTCGTACGTCGAGGACGGCGGCGTCCGCGCCGTCCGGTACAGCGGCACCTGGCAGGACGTCTCGCACCTCTGGGACGTGACGCGCGTGACGCGAAGCATCCTCGACGGCGGTGCCGGGCGTCGGCTCGGCGTGGAGAACCCCGACGCGAACGTCGCCGACGCGACGCACGTCGGCGCCGGTACGACCGTCGACGTGCACGCCACGGTACGGCGCGGGTGTTCGCTCGGCGAGAACGTCACGGTCGGCGCGAACGCCGTGCTGTCGAACGCGGTCGTGCTCGCGGACGCGCACGTCGCCGACGGTGCGGTCGTTCGGGACGCAGTGATCGCGGAGAACGCAACGGTCGGCCCGAACGCGACCGTCGTCGGCGGCGAGAGCGACGTCGTCGTCGACGGGACGGCGTACGAGGACGTGACCCTCGGTGCGGTCGTCGGCGACAACGCCCGCGTCGGGGGCGGATCGACGCTCCAGGCCGGAACGGTCGTCGGTGACGACGCGCTCGTCGAGGCGGGCTGTACCGTCTCCGGCCGGATTCCGAGCGGAACCGAGGTGAGGAGAGGCTAA
- a CDS encoding glycosyltransferase family 4 protein, producing MSEGESPRVFHLITRLIKGGAEAKTTATVLGLDGYEFTVGYGASYDQEPVNRFERNGIETVQFPLIRHYNPVTAVPATISLARYLRQSDFDIVHTHSTEVGIIGRFAAAIAGIPNVVHTVHGVPFTDDRNEVLNRFVLFCERAAANYTDCIVTNADAIADDYLERGIGTPDQYRTVYSGIDIDAFADAEPAEDLPGDRPRVVMVARLADGKGHDVLLDAIDSLGEWEGSVCIVGDGPLYDSLAHEITERELSDQVFLTGYRDDVPRILAASDILVLPSFREGTPRVITEAMASELPVVATDIAGIPEQVADGENGYLISTGDVEALADHLELLLKNKRQRMEMGERGLERVEQLSVDTMVNSLDEAYQDLLNNRL from the coding sequence ATGTCTGAAGGAGAATCCCCTCGCGTCTTCCATCTCATCACGCGTTTGATTAAGGGTGGGGCTGAGGCGAAGACGACCGCCACCGTGCTTGGACTGGATGGATACGAGTTCACCGTCGGATATGGGGCGTCGTACGATCAGGAGCCGGTCAACCGATTCGAACGGAACGGAATCGAAACGGTGCAGTTCCCGTTGATACGACATTATAATCCCGTAACTGCTGTCCCTGCAACGATTTCGTTGGCGAGGTATCTCCGTCAGAGCGATTTCGATATCGTCCACACCCACAGCACTGAAGTAGGTATCATCGGTCGGTTCGCTGCTGCTATAGCTGGCATTCCCAATGTCGTCCACACCGTTCACGGTGTGCCATTCACCGATGACAGGAACGAGGTACTGAACCGGTTCGTTCTCTTCTGTGAGCGTGCTGCAGCGAACTATACCGATTGCATCGTCACGAACGCTGATGCTATCGCAGACGATTACCTTGAGCGCGGTATTGGAACGCCCGATCAGTATCGCACGGTCTACAGTGGAATCGATATCGACGCATTCGCCGACGCTGAGCCCGCGGAAGATCTACCTGGTGATCGACCGCGCGTCGTGATGGTCGCCCGGCTTGCGGACGGGAAAGGCCATGACGTGCTACTGGACGCTATCGACTCGTTGGGGGAGTGGGAGGGCTCGGTATGCATCGTCGGCGACGGCCCATTATACGACTCGTTAGCGCACGAGATCACGGAACGTGAACTGTCGGATCAGGTCTTCCTCACTGGGTACCGCGACGACGTCCCGCGAATCCTCGCCGCGAGCGACATCCTCGTCTTGCCATCGTTCCGAGAGGGCACACCCAGAGTAATCACAGAAGCGATGGCAAGCGAACTCCCCGTCGTGGCGACCGACATCGCTGGCATTCCAGAGCAAGTCGCTGACGGGGAGAACGGCTATCTGATTTCGACCGGCGATGTCGAGGCATTGGCCGACCATCTGGAACTATTGCTGAAAAATAAGCGTCAGAGAATGGAGATGGGTGAACGGGGACTTGAACGTGTCGAACAGCTCTCGGTTGACACTATGGTCAACAGTCTTGATGAAGCTTATCAAGACCTACTAAATAATCGGCTATGA
- the aglM gene encoding UDP-glucose 6-dehydrogenase AglM has translation MHVSVVGSGYVGTTVAACLADLGHDVVAIDIDEAVVDAINAGDSPIHEPGLDDRIERTAGERLRATTDYAALPETDVTFLAIQTPSNPDGSIDTSALEAASEMTGDALASPPEVDGSRSVDDHVVVVKSTVVPGVVTERLKPRLQAEAGDAVSVAANPEFQREGSAVADFLDPDKLVFGTEDGDERALAALHEVYAPVVERADGDVPVVETDVPTAMMTKYANNAFLASKVSLINDLGNACKEFGIDTYEVADAIGLDDRIGEKFLRSGLGWGGSCFPKDVAAIIHAAKEAGYDPAMLEAAVEINDRQPERMLGLLEEHVDVDGARVAVLGLAFKPGTDDVRNSRAIPVIEGLRERGADVVAYDPVATENMHEHYPDLEYADSAVEALDSADAALVTTGWDEFEALDDEFDAMRQRVVVDGRRSVEPRDGMTYEGLTW, from the coding sequence ATGCACGTGAGCGTCGTCGGGAGCGGCTACGTCGGGACCACGGTCGCCGCCTGCCTCGCTGACCTCGGCCACGACGTCGTCGCGATCGACATCGACGAAGCCGTCGTCGACGCGATCAACGCCGGTGACTCCCCGATCCACGAACCCGGACTGGACGACCGCATCGAGCGAACCGCCGGCGAGCGACTGCGCGCGACCACCGACTACGCCGCATTGCCGGAGACCGACGTGACGTTCCTCGCCATCCAGACGCCGTCGAACCCAGACGGCAGCATCGACACGAGCGCGCTCGAAGCCGCCAGCGAGATGACCGGCGACGCGCTCGCGAGTCCGCCCGAAGTCGACGGCAGTCGGTCCGTCGACGACCACGTCGTCGTCGTCAAGAGCACCGTCGTCCCCGGCGTCGTCACCGAGCGGCTGAAACCACGCCTGCAGGCCGAGGCCGGCGACGCTGTCTCCGTCGCCGCCAACCCCGAGTTCCAGCGCGAAGGCTCGGCCGTCGCGGACTTCCTCGACCCCGACAAGCTCGTCTTCGGAACCGAAGACGGCGACGAACGCGCACTCGCCGCGCTCCACGAAGTGTACGCGCCTGTCGTCGAGCGAGCGGACGGCGACGTTCCCGTCGTCGAGACCGACGTCCCGACCGCGATGATGACTAAGTACGCGAACAACGCCTTCCTCGCCTCGAAGGTCAGCCTCATCAACGACCTCGGGAACGCCTGCAAGGAGTTCGGCATCGACACCTACGAGGTCGCCGACGCGATCGGGCTCGACGACCGCATCGGCGAGAAGTTTCTGCGGAGCGGCCTCGGCTGGGGCGGCTCGTGCTTCCCCAAGGACGTCGCCGCAATCATCCACGCCGCGAAAGAGGCAGGCTACGACCCCGCGATGCTCGAAGCCGCCGTCGAGATCAACGACCGCCAACCAGAACGCATGCTCGGCCTCCTCGAGGAGCACGTCGACGTCGACGGCGCGCGCGTCGCGGTACTGGGGTTGGCGTTCAAACCCGGCACCGACGACGTCCGGAACTCCCGAGCGATACCCGTGATCGAGGGCCTCCGCGAGCGCGGCGCCGACGTCGTCGCGTACGACCCCGTCGCCACCGAGAACATGCACGAACACTACCCCGACCTCGAGTACGCCGACAGTGCTGTAGAGGCGCTCGACAGCGCCGACGCCGCACTCGTCACCACCGGCTGGGACGAATTCGAAGCGCTCGACGACGAGTTCGACGCGATGCGTCAGCGCGTCGTCGTCGATGGTCGACGGAGCGTCGAGCCCCGCGACGGCATGACGTACGAAGGCCTTACCTGGTGA
- a CDS encoding DUF4330 domain-containing protein, whose amino-acid sequence MDVIDDEANLFGVVNVVDALVVLLVLAVVAAGAALVLGGDGEEPPEPEVRYATVDLGTQQSYVANLIESGDRMGYGGGESLIVTDVYVTDHGNDKRVLARVELESPATENSEFTFDGNPPRVGRQLSISTNEYSTSGRITSVSESDPTLALVNRTVLLEGTLSIEEAERLSTNDSVVRGNQTIASVDSFQLYGTDNPNERRVIVAVDLLAHRDGDRPQFGSTPLRLGESVQLNTEEYSLSGSILRIGVGELPISERDVLLRTGMSADEASALSVGDEYEVNGQTVATVQSVDAYGTGNPERRLVYVGVSYVTYEPRAEPQFAGQVVREGAQLPFRTDEYEFEGRVVRENALEQRGEETTRTVTLEIESAQPDVANSLEAGMAERVNGETIAGLSNVSVEPADIVLTSDDGNVYLREHPVEKDVAITADLQVRESINGVTFKGESIRAGDTVLIDLGTVTIRATVTSL is encoded by the coding sequence ATGGACGTGATCGACGACGAGGCGAACCTCTTCGGCGTCGTGAACGTCGTCGACGCGCTCGTGGTGCTCCTCGTTCTCGCCGTGGTGGCTGCTGGTGCTGCCCTGGTTCTCGGGGGAGATGGCGAAGAGCCACCCGAACCGGAGGTCCGGTACGCGACCGTCGACCTGGGGACGCAGCAGTCGTACGTCGCCAATCTCATCGAGAGCGGCGACCGGATGGGGTACGGTGGCGGCGAGAGCCTGATCGTGACGGACGTCTACGTCACCGATCACGGGAACGACAAGCGCGTACTCGCACGAGTGGAGCTGGAGAGTCCAGCAACGGAGAATTCAGAATTCACTTTCGACGGCAACCCACCACGCGTCGGTCGCCAACTCTCGATCTCGACGAACGAGTACAGTACCTCAGGACGCATCACGTCGGTGAGTGAAAGCGACCCGACGCTCGCCCTCGTGAATCGGACGGTGCTCTTGGAGGGGACGCTCTCGATCGAAGAGGCCGAGCGCCTGTCGACGAACGATTCGGTCGTGCGTGGGAACCAGACGATCGCGTCCGTCGATTCGTTCCAACTGTATGGAACCGATAATCCGAACGAGCGCCGCGTGATCGTCGCGGTCGACCTGCTCGCCCACCGAGATGGTGACCGACCGCAGTTCGGGTCGACGCCGCTCCGGCTCGGTGAATCGGTGCAGTTGAACACCGAGGAGTACTCCCTCAGCGGTTCGATCCTCCGTATCGGCGTCGGTGAACTCCCGATCTCGGAGCGAGACGTCCTCCTCCGAACCGGGATGTCCGCGGACGAGGCGTCAGCGCTCTCAGTCGGCGACGAGTACGAGGTGAACGGGCAGACGGTCGCGACGGTGCAGTCCGTCGACGCGTACGGGACGGGGAACCCGGAGCGCCGGCTGGTTTACGTGGGCGTATCGTACGTGACGTACGAGCCGCGTGCGGAACCGCAGTTCGCCGGACAGGTGGTTCGCGAGGGCGCACAGCTCCCGTTCCGGACGGACGAGTACGAGTTCGAGGGTCGCGTCGTCCGCGAGAATGCACTCGAGCAGCGCGGCGAGGAGACGACCCGGACCGTCACGCTCGAAATCGAGAGCGCGCAGCCCGACGTCGCGAACAGTCTCGAAGCCGGAATGGCCGAGCGAGTCAACGGCGAGACCATCGCGGGCCTGTCGAACGTCTCGGTTGAACCCGCTGACATCGTACTAACGAGCGACGACGGGAACGTCTACCTCCGCGAGCACCCAGTGGAGAAGGACGTCGCGATCACGGCCGACCTCCAAGTGCGCGAGTCCATCAACGGCGTAACGTTCAAGGGCGAATCGATCCGGGCCGGCGACACCGTCCTCATTGACCTCGGGACGGTCACGATCCGCGCGACGGTCACCTCCCTGTGA